One Halarcobacter ebronensis genomic window carries:
- a CDS encoding TonB family protein gives MRLFYSFILAIFISVSIFFGMQQMISANNNLQTKNEKPIVLNYLREQKDINVEKEKRVKPKEPVKKIEPKKLDIVKTDMEKINKDVKIKPLTLARNIDLSAISSLNGAQIAVNSGLFDANSLQTLSRINPVYPRKAKIRQKEGFVQLQFHISKEGQVSEVVVLKSEPEGFFEDSSINAIKKWRFKPSDSAKDATITFNFRLAK, from the coding sequence ATGCGTCTTTTTTACTCTTTTATATTAGCAATTTTTATTAGTGTATCTATCTTTTTTGGAATGCAGCAGATGATTAGTGCAAACAACAATTTACAAACAAAAAATGAAAAGCCAATAGTTCTAAACTATTTAAGAGAACAAAAAGATATCAATGTTGAAAAAGAGAAAAGAGTTAAACCAAAAGAGCCTGTAAAAAAAATTGAGCCTAAAAAACTTGATATAGTTAAAACTGATATGGAAAAAATCAATAAAGATGTAAAAATCAAACCTTTAACTCTTGCAAGAAATATTGATCTTTCAGCAATCTCTTCACTAAATGGGGCACAAATTGCAGTAAATAGTGGGCTTTTTGATGCAAATTCACTTCAAACTCTAAGCAGAATAAACCCTGTTTATCCAAGAAAAGCAAAAATTAGACAAAAAGAGGGATTTGTTCAACTTCAATTTCATATTTCTAAAGAGGGACAAGTTTCAGAGGTTGTAGTTTTAAAATCTGAACCGGAAGGTTTTTTTGAAGACTCTTCTATAAATGCCATTAAAAAATGGCGATTCAAACCAAGTGACAGTGCAAAAGATGCAACAATTACATTCAATTTTAGGTTGGCAAAATGA
- a CDS encoding type III pantothenate kinase: protein MILCDIGNTNFHFFIDDKEQMYSLDSTLPSLDGKVYYISVNEKATTKLKLFYKETIDLEPYINFDTSYSGMGLDRKMACLGVENAIIVDAGSAITVDIIKKGKHKGGFILPGLSSLKKVYPQISQKLSFAFNTKVNLDKIPLCTQDAISYGIIQSIIEPIKKISKKQEVIFTGGDGEFLSTFIKNSNYKRDLIFNNMRGIIDANNCIT, encoded by the coding sequence TTGATTTTATGTGATATTGGAAATACCAATTTTCATTTTTTTATAGATGACAAAGAGCAAATGTATAGTTTAGATTCCACTCTTCCAAGTTTAGATGGGAAAGTTTACTATATCTCTGTAAATGAAAAAGCAACTACAAAGTTAAAACTCTTTTATAAAGAAACTATTGATTTAGAGCCTTATATAAACTTTGACACCTCTTATTCTGGAATGGGACTTGATAGAAAAATGGCCTGTTTAGGAGTAGAAAATGCCATTATTGTAGATGCAGGAAGTGCAATTACTGTTGACATTATAAAAAAAGGAAAACACAAAGGGGGATTTATACTTCCAGGATTAAGTTCTCTTAAAAAAGTCTATCCCCAAATATCTCAGAAATTGTCCTTTGCTTTTAATACAAAGGTAAATTTAGATAAAATCCCACTTTGTACACAAGATGCTATATCTTATGGAATAATCCAATCAATAATTGAACCTATAAAAAAAATAAGTAAAAAACAAGAAGTTATTTTCACAGGTGGTGATGGAGAGTTTTTAAGTACGTTTATAAAAAACAGTAACTATAAAAGAGATTTGATTTTTAATAATATGAGAGGGATAATTGATGCTAACAATTGCATTACCTAA
- a CDS encoding tetratricopeptide repeat protein has product MKKIGILLLLCFSLVLAKSSNSMSKKSYETLIESQKLMETGKDKEAKKNLLELLKTELNGYEKSFVFQTLANIEINANNYKGAIKYYKTIIELDVLEPKSIDNMKLSLAKIYLSENNYKTSIKILTSLLESEFINKTDVYENLAYATYYDKDFKKSILYINSAISSNKEPKESSYQILYSSYVELKEYKNAINTLKFMVNNWHKNETYWLQLIALYQETNELKKALSTFELAYKKGGVAPNKNTLYFVNILIQNELYFKAAQTLEEAMNKGYVENSKKNFDLLISCYDYAKQKDKVKEILAKSDYARNSKYQLLLANIHFNEQNYKKTIETLEKVSIKQGTKEDGQRNTLLALSYYELNEKNETVKYLQKAINNPHEKTRALNIKKSLQI; this is encoded by the coding sequence ATGAAAAAAATAGGAATTCTTTTACTACTTTGTTTTAGTTTAGTGTTGGCAAAAAGCTCAAATAGTATGTCTAAAAAAAGTTACGAAACGCTAATAGAGTCTCAAAAACTTATGGAAACAGGCAAAGATAAAGAGGCAAAAAAAAATCTTCTTGAACTTTTAAAAACAGAATTAAATGGTTATGAAAAATCTTTTGTTTTTCAAACTTTGGCAAATATTGAGATAAATGCCAATAACTATAAAGGGGCTATAAAATATTATAAGACAATTATTGAATTAGATGTTTTAGAGCCAAAAAGTATAGATAATATGAAGCTTTCATTGGCAAAAATTTATCTAAGTGAAAACAACTATAAAACCTCTATAAAGATTTTAACTTCACTGCTTGAAAGTGAATTTATCAATAAAACTGATGTATATGAAAATCTTGCTTATGCAACTTACTACGATAAAGATTTTAAAAAAAGTATTCTATATATAAACAGTGCAATTTCAAGTAATAAAGAGCCTAAAGAGAGCTCTTATCAGATTCTTTATTCATCTTATGTTGAGTTAAAAGAGTATAAAAATGCAATTAATACTCTTAAGTTTATGGTAAATAATTGGCATAAAAATGAGACCTATTGGCTTCAACTAATTGCTTTATACCAAGAAACAAATGAGCTAAAAAAAGCTCTGTCAACTTTTGAATTAGCATATAAAAAAGGTGGTGTTGCTCCTAATAAAAACACCCTATATTTTGTAAATATTTTAATTCAAAATGAGCTCTATTTTAAAGCTGCACAGACTTTAGAAGAGGCTATGAATAAAGGTTATGTTGAAAATAGTAAAAAGAATTTTGATCTGCTTATCTCTTGTTATGATTATGCAAAACAGAAAGATAAAGTTAAAGAGATTTTAGCAAAATCAGATTATGCAAGAAATAGCAAATATCAACTTCTATTGGCAAATATTCACTTTAATGAACAAAACTATAAAAAAACCATTGAGACTTTGGAAAAAGTCTCTATAAAACAAGGAACAAAAGAGGATGGGCAAAGAAATACTCTTTTAGCTCTTAGTTATTATGAGTTAAATGAGAAAAATGAAACTGTAAAATATTTACAAAAAGCTATAAATAATCCCCATGAAAAAACAAGAGCTTTAAATATCAAAAAAAGCTTACAAATCTAA
- the trpS gene encoding tryptophan--tRNA ligase, with protein MRILSGIQPSGIIHIGNYFGMIKKMVESQDDGELFAFIASYHALTSVKDKEFLERNIFEAAVNFLALGMDPEKSTFWVQSDVKEVLELYWLLSNHTSMGLLERAHSYKDKTAKGIQANHGLFSYPVLMAADILLYDSNVVPVGKDQIQHVEMTRDIATSFNNVYGDVLVLPTAKVDEIVATVPGTDGAKMSKSYGNTIDMFGPKKTIKKQVMSIVTDSKDLNEAKDYTTCNIYKLCELFMSEDELKELQQRYATPGEGYGHFKLTLLDKINEHFEPYAIKREKLLNNPKEVKEILAFGASKARKIASAKMEIIRDLVGL; from the coding sequence TTGAGAATATTATCAGGAATTCAACCAAGTGGTATAATTCACATTGGTAACTATTTTGGAATGATTAAAAAAATGGTTGAATCACAAGATGATGGTGAGCTTTTTGCTTTTATTGCATCATACCATGCCTTAACTTCTGTAAAAGATAAAGAGTTTTTAGAAAGAAATATCTTTGAAGCAGCAGTAAACTTTTTGGCTCTTGGTATGGATCCAGAGAAATCTACTTTTTGGGTTCAAAGTGATGTCAAAGAGGTTCTTGAATTATATTGGCTCTTATCAAATCATACTTCAATGGGGCTACTTGAAAGAGCTCACTCTTATAAAGATAAAACTGCAAAAGGGATTCAGGCAAATCATGGTCTGTTCTCTTACCCTGTACTTATGGCAGCAGATATTTTACTTTATGACTCAAATGTTGTTCCTGTTGGAAAAGATCAAATCCAACATGTGGAGATGACAAGAGATATTGCAACAAGTTTTAACAATGTATATGGTGATGTTTTAGTACTTCCAACTGCAAAAGTAGATGAAATTGTTGCAACAGTTCCAGGAACAGATGGCGCTAAAATGTCAAAATCTTATGGAAATACAATTGATATGTTTGGACCTAAAAAAACAATTAAGAAACAAGTAATGTCAATTGTAACTGATTCAAAAGATTTAAATGAAGCAAAAGATTATACAACTTGTAATATATATAAACTTTGTGAACTATTTATGAGTGAAGATGAGCTAAAAGAGTTACAACAAAGATATGCAACTCCTGGAGAAGGTTATGGACACTTTAAACTAACCCTTTTAGATAAAATAAACGAACATTTTGAACCATATGCAATAAAAAGAGAAAAGCTTTTAAATAATCCTAAAGAGGTAAAAGAGATTTTGGCTTTTGGAGCAAGTAAAGCTAGAAAAATTGCAAGTGCAAAAATGGAAATTATAAGAGACCTTGTAGGATTATAA
- a CDS encoding TAXI family TRAP transporter solute-binding subunit gives MKRFFAISFPIVLTVFILFYITSQFIQPSPKKEITIATGSKNGTYYKTALEYKKLLEKENVKVNILTTAGSIENIKLLEEKKADIAFIQNGTTINEENKDIKSLASIYYEPLWVFYRNEGYQVDYIIQFISKKISIGNIGSGTRDLASKILADNSIDEKNSTIVDIDNKDAKNALHDGKIDVLFIVSSHESELIKELLADPKINLFSFKRAKAYSRKYTFLEALPLYEGTLDLYKNLPDEDISLLSTTANLVTRAEFSDELKRLFLKKAMQIHSKKSLFAKAMQFPNSYNMKIDLDEEAQRYFEYGDTWLEKIFPYWIASNIDRLKLLIIPLLTLLFPLFKGVFPLYNWTMRSKIYRWYEEIREIDNEVDKLKKDELQNYLQRLEKLREEISKETKVPLSFMGEYYNLQLHLDHINTKIIKLCQEAV, from the coding sequence ATGAAAAGATTTTTTGCAATTAGTTTTCCAATAGTTCTTACTGTATTTATACTATTTTATATTACTTCACAATTTATTCAACCAAGTCCAAAAAAAGAGATTACAATTGCCACAGGCTCAAAAAATGGCACATATTATAAAACTGCACTAGAGTATAAAAAACTCCTTGAAAAAGAGAATGTAAAAGTAAATATCTTAACAACTGCTGGTTCAATTGAAAATATCAAACTTCTAGAAGAGAAAAAAGCTGATATTGCTTTTATTCAAAATGGTACAACAATCAATGAAGAGAATAAAGATATAAAATCTTTAGCTTCAATATATTATGAACCCCTTTGGGTCTTTTATAGAAATGAAGGGTATCAAGTTGATTATATTATTCAGTTTATTTCAAAAAAAATTTCAATTGGAAATATTGGCAGTGGAACAAGGGATTTAGCAAGTAAAATATTAGCTGACAATAGTATAGATGAAAAAAATTCTACAATAGTTGATATAGATAATAAAGATGCAAAAAACGCTTTACATGATGGAAAAATTGATGTACTTTTTATTGTCTCATCACACGAATCAGAACTTATAAAAGAGCTATTAGCAGATCCTAAAATAAACCTATTTAGTTTTAAAAGAGCAAAAGCATATAGTAGGAAATATACTTTTTTAGAGGCTTTACCTTTATATGAAGGGACTCTTGATTTATATAAAAATCTTCCAGATGAAGATATAAGCCTTCTTTCAACAACTGCAAATTTAGTAACAAGAGCCGAGTTTTCTGATGAGTTAAAAAGACTCTTTTTAAAAAAAGCAATGCAAATTCATAGTAAAAAAAGCCTTTTTGCAAAGGCAATGCAATTTCCAAATTCATACAATATGAAAATTGATTTGGATGAAGAGGCACAAAGATATTTTGAGTATGGAGATACTTGGCTTGAGAAAATATTTCCCTATTGGATTGCTTCAAATATTGATAGATTAAAACTTTTGATTATTCCTCTTCTGACTCTGCTATTTCCTCTTTTTAAAGGAGTTTTTCCTCTATATAATTGGACTATGCGTTCAAAAATATATAGATGGTATGAAGAGATTAGAGAGATAGACAATGAAGTTGACAAACTAAAAAAAGATGAACTACAAAATTATCTACAAAGACTTGAAAAACTAAGAGAAGAGATAAGCAAAGAGACTAAAGTTCCACTTTCATTTATGGGGGAATACTATAACTTGCAGCTTCATTTAGACCATATAAATACTAAAATTATCAAATTATGCCAAGAGGCTGTTTAA
- a CDS encoding diguanylate cyclase, which yields MKTIPSVYEIAVTDVITVDMDKTLNEAIERMALSNLRTIVIINQEENTFHILTTVMLLNFKIFNIDKSTPLKDLSIPQAKELDKNLNLLTVLNYIDFSDEYMVITDKNKLVGIVSYTDIVNNIDPQFLMEKQTIFSLIHQYKAVTTKKENSTFKVINLMKDYNSDSVVIVDEKQNPIGIFTTKDFIHIIHNDYDLEKPVSNYMNSPVETLSDDTTIAEAINFIKMKHYKRVVVVNKKNQVMGIITQKELLRVVYSKWVEIIKEEGAKISKTNEQLLKATNELKEKVSLDYLTKIYNRNKFEELLDLYISNYKKDQKISFSLLMIDIDNFKLLNDTFGHLFGDNILKEMSKILTSSSRNSDVVARWGGEEFVIILPNTTLKQAVAVAEKLKTKIEKHQFENEHKITCSFGVAHFNKTDNKTELFRRADEALYKAKKSGKNRVEVEQL from the coding sequence ATGAAAACAATACCATCAGTTTATGAAATTGCTGTAACAGATGTAATAACTGTAGATATGGATAAAACCCTTAATGAAGCTATTGAAAGAATGGCTTTATCAAATCTTAGAACAATTGTAATTATAAATCAAGAAGAGAATACCTTTCATATTTTAACTACAGTTATGTTATTAAATTTTAAGATTTTTAATATTGATAAAAGTACCCCTTTAAAAGATTTATCAATACCTCAAGCAAAAGAGTTAGACAAAAATCTAAATCTACTTACAGTATTAAACTATATAGATTTCAGTGATGAATATATGGTAATTACAGATAAAAATAAACTTGTTGGAATTGTATCATATACAGATATTGTAAATAATATCGACCCACAATTTTTAATGGAAAAACAAACGATTTTTTCATTGATTCACCAATATAAAGCAGTAACAACCAAAAAAGAGAATAGCACTTTTAAAGTGATTAATCTAATGAAAGATTATAATAGTGACTCTGTTGTAATTGTTGATGAGAAACAAAATCCTATTGGAATCTTTACAACTAAAGACTTTATACATATTATTCATAATGATTATGATTTAGAAAAACCTGTTAGCAACTATATGAACTCCCCTGTTGAAACCTTAAGTGATGATACAACAATCGCTGAGGCAATCAATTTTATAAAAATGAAACATTATAAAAGGGTTGTTGTTGTAAATAAAAAAAACCAAGTGATGGGGATCATTACCCAAAAAGAGTTATTAAGGGTTGTATATAGTAAATGGGTTGAGATAATAAAAGAAGAGGGTGCAAAAATCTCAAAAACAAATGAGCAACTTTTAAAAGCAACAAATGAACTAAAAGAGAAAGTTTCTTTAGATTATTTAACAAAAATATATAATCGAAATAAATTTGAGGAGCTCCTTGACCTTTATATTAGCAACTATAAAAAAGATCAAAAAATATCTTTTTCTTTACTTATGATAGATATTGATAATTTTAAACTTCTAAATGATACCTTTGGGCATCTTTTTGGAGATAATATTTTAAAAGAGATGTCAAAAATTTTGACTTCTAGCTCTAGAAACAGTGATGTTGTTGCAAGATGGGGTGGGGAAGAATTTGTAATTATTTTACCTAACACAACGCTAAAACAAGCAGTAGCTGTGGCAGAAAAACTAAAAACAAAAATTGAAAAACACCAATTTGAAAATGAACATAAAATAACTTGTTCTTTTGGAGTTGCCCATTTTAATAAGACTGATAATAAAACTGAACTATTTAGAAGAGCTGATGAAGCACTTTATAAAGCTAAAAAATCGGGAAAAAACAGGGTTGAAGTGGAACAACTATAA
- the hisG gene encoding ATP phosphoribosyltransferase — protein MLTIALPKGRIAEETLDKFEKAFGEKFIFEDRKLILEKAGFKFLNVRNQDVPTYVMHGAADLGVVGLDVLEEKEYDLIKLLDLKLGRCKVAFGLLKGQELDFTKSQITVATKHEKIAKRYFENKAMAVKIIKLYGSIELAPLVNLADCIVDIVETGTTMKQNGLEVGPTIMESSAHLIVNKNSYYAKKDLIFNLKDRIEAVL, from the coding sequence ATGCTAACAATTGCATTACCTAAAGGTAGAATTGCAGAAGAGACACTTGATAAGTTTGAAAAAGCTTTTGGTGAAAAATTTATTTTTGAAGATAGAAAGCTTATTTTAGAGAAAGCTGGATTTAAATTTTTGAATGTAAGAAACCAAGATGTACCAACTTATGTAATGCATGGAGCAGCAGATTTAGGTGTTGTTGGACTTGACGTACTTGAAGAGAAAGAGTATGACTTAATAAAACTTCTTGATTTAAAACTTGGACGTTGTAAAGTTGCTTTTGGCTTACTAAAAGGTCAAGAGTTAGATTTTACAAAGAGTCAAATAACAGTTGCAACAAAACATGAAAAAATTGCAAAAAGATATTTTGAAAACAAAGCAATGGCAGTTAAAATCATAAAACTTTATGGTTCAATTGAGTTAGCACCTTTAGTTAATTTAGCTGATTGTATAGTTGATATTGTTGAAACTGGAACAACTATGAAACAAAATGGTTTAGAAGTGGGACCAACTATTATGGAAAGTTCAGCTCATTTAATAGTAAATAAAAACTCATATTACGCAAAAAAAGATTTAATATTTAATCTAAAAGATAGAATAGAAGCGGTACTTTAA
- a CDS encoding class I SAM-dependent DNA methyltransferase produces MGLNLYSKIEPYLDFQEEVYALHREFMALVMTKELNNILDIGCGQGYFLENLTLNGINSFGIDLSKDQIEACKKRGIENVQSIALEDLSEKFDCATAIFDVINYIPKQQLEKFFKDTYKVLNDNGYFIFDVNSLFGFDEVAQGCITIDLEDKFIALDAIFEDDKLITNITLFSQSKDDLYKKESDFITQYYHSKEALKKLLKRANFSIEEVREFNLHGFEQTDKLIFICKKN; encoded by the coding sequence ATGGGATTAAATCTTTATTCAAAAATTGAGCCATATTTAGATTTCCAAGAAGAAGTTTATGCTCTTCATCGCGAATTTATGGCTTTGGTTATGACTAAAGAGCTTAATAATATTTTAGATATTGGTTGTGGTCAGGGCTATTTTTTAGAGAATCTAACTCTAAATGGTATAAACTCTTTTGGGATCGATTTAAGTAAAGATCAAATTGAAGCTTGCAAAAAAAGAGGGATTGAAAATGTTCAATCTATTGCTTTAGAGGATCTATCTGAAAAGTTTGATTGTGCCACAGCAATTTTTGATGTAATAAACTATATTCCAAAACAACAGTTAGAGAAATTTTTTAAAGATACATATAAAGTTTTAAATGACAATGGATATTTTATCTTTGATGTAAACTCACTATTTGGTTTTGATGAGGTTGCCCAAGGGTGCATAACAATAGATTTAGAAGATAAATTCATAGCACTTGATGCAATTTTTGAAGATGATAAACTTATTACTAATATTACTCTGTTTTCCCAATCAAAAGATGACTTATATAAAAAAGAGTCTGATTTTATTACTCAATATTATCACTCAAAAGAGGCATTAAAAAAACTACTTAAAAGAGCGAACTTTTCTATTGAAGAGGTAAGAGAGTTCAATCTTCATGGGTTTGAACAAACTGATAAACTTATTTTTATTTGTAAAAAAAACTAA
- a CDS encoding DUF4198 domain-containing protein, with the protein MKKGILFFLFFYFFNSYLFAHFQLIYTQESALKNGKKIELKEVFTHPFTDEYTMDMEGVEEFYVVNKGKKTDLIKTLEPITFQGNNDKGKAYSSKYKASRMGDHLFVLVPKPYYDKISDEYIQQYTKMVLNVAGPPSDWDTELKLDAEIVPLTKPYAIWTNSNFTGIVKQKGKPVPYAKIYVEYLNRDVDTKNNKMGPSRIEAPQGSFLSLEIKANKDGEFTFSIPKAGWWGFCAKEVGAKKEYKGKKLTQDSVIWVQAKDMK; encoded by the coding sequence ATGAAAAAAGGAATTCTATTTTTTTTATTTTTTTATTTTTTCAATAGCTATTTATTTGCACATTTTCAACTAATCTATACCCAAGAGAGTGCACTAAAAAATGGTAAAAAAATTGAGTTAAAAGAGGTATTTACTCACCCTTTTACAGATGAATATACTATGGATATGGAAGGTGTTGAAGAGTTTTATGTTGTAAATAAGGGTAAAAAAACAGATTTAATTAAAACTCTTGAACCTATAACTTTTCAAGGGAATAATGACAAAGGAAAAGCTTATAGTTCAAAGTATAAAGCTTCTAGAATGGGTGATCATCTTTTTGTTTTAGTTCCAAAACCATATTATGACAAAATTTCAGATGAGTATATTCAACAATATACAAAAATGGTGCTAAATGTAGCTGGACCACCAAGTGATTGGGATACAGAACTTAAGTTAGATGCAGAGATAGTTCCTTTAACAAAACCCTATGCTATTTGGACAAATAGTAATTTTACAGGGATAGTAAAACAAAAAGGGAAACCAGTACCTTATGCAAAAATTTATGTTGAGTACCTAAATAGAGATGTTGATACAAAAAACAATAAAATGGGCCCATCAAGAATTGAAGCGCCACAAGGAAGTTTTCTTTCACTTGAGATAAAAGCAAATAAAGATGGTGAATTTACTTTCTCTATACCAAAAGCTGGTTGGTGGGGATTTTGTGCCAAAGAAGTTGGTGCTAAAAAAGAGTACAAAGGTAAAAAGTTAACTCAAGATAGTGTTATCTGGGTTCAAGCAAAAGATATGAAATAG
- a CDS encoding ExbD/TolR family protein — translation MRKFSQKINKEETEINLTPMLDVVFIMLIFFIVTTSFVKEAGIDVNRPSASTTEQKTEANILIAIKNSNEIWIDKRVVDLRAVRANIERLKATNTQNSIVIQADKEAKTGLLVKVMDQIRLAGITNISVSTLKN, via the coding sequence ATGAGAAAGTTTTCACAAAAAATAAATAAAGAAGAGACAGAGATAAACCTAACTCCAATGTTGGATGTTGTTTTTATTATGCTTATCTTTTTTATTGTAACAACATCTTTTGTTAAAGAGGCTGGAATAGATGTAAATAGACCAAGTGCATCTACAACAGAACAAAAAACAGAAGCAAATATTCTAATTGCAATAAAAAACAGCAATGAAATATGGATTGATAAAAGGGTAGTTGATTTAAGAGCTGTTAGGGCAAATATTGAGAGACTAAAAGCAACAAATACTCAAAATAGTATTGTAATACAAGCAGATAAAGAGGCAAAAACAGGTCTTCTTGTAAAAGTTATGGATCAAATTAGACTTGCAGGGATTACAAATATTTCTGTATCAACTCTAAAGAATTAA
- a CDS encoding MotA/TolQ/ExbB proton channel family protein, with translation MLGLIFDDFSSFFDKGGVVLYVVFIVAIFLWTLLLDRYIYLYHGYKKYKDTLLANIKIENFESRFKDPIKEYLVEESKQKLNYGLSFIKTLIIVCPLIGLLGTVTGMIEVFDVMAVQGTSDVKSMANGVSMATIPTMAGMVIALSGILFEKRLELAIKYQIEKLHIDISKVM, from the coding sequence ATGTTAGGGCTTATATTTGATGATTTTAGCTCTTTCTTTGATAAAGGGGGAGTTGTACTTTATGTGGTATTTATAGTTGCAATATTTCTTTGGACTTTGCTTCTTGATAGATATATTTATTTATATCATGGATACAAAAAATATAAAGATACTCTTTTAGCAAATATAAAAATTGAAAATTTTGAGAGTAGATTCAAAGATCCAATAAAAGAGTATTTGGTTGAAGAGTCTAAACAAAAACTAAACTATGGTTTGAGTTTTATAAAAACTCTTATTATAGTTTGCCCTTTAATTGGACTATTAGGAACAGTTACAGGGATGATTGAGGTATTTGATGTAATGGCTGTACAAGGTACAAGTGATGTTAAATCTATGGCAAATGGAGTCTCAATGGCAACTATTCCTACAATGGCTGGGATGGTAATAGCTTTAAGTGGAATTTTGTTTGAAAAAAGACTTGAACTTGCAATTAAATACCAAATAGAAAAACTACATATTGATATTTCAAAGGTTATGTAA